A single window of Pseudarthrobacter defluvii DNA harbors:
- a CDS encoding DeoR/GlpR family DNA-binding transcription regulator, which translates to MFAEERQQKIAELVAGNGRVSVTLLAERFSITTETVRRDLAALENAGTVRRVHGGAVAADRFSTTEESVTERAIQRPDQKVRIAQAALALIPRNSPASVLMDGGTTTEVLADLLARRTAVEPSDGTGPQHELVVITHAVPIASKLSNVPGVALQILGGRVRGLTQVAVGQATVNAAARIRPDIAFIGTNGIHASFGVSTPDPEEAAVKAAFVQSARRIVVLADSSKLDTETLVQFASLKDLDTLITDSEPGPELAAALEEAGVDVVIA; encoded by the coding sequence GTGTTCGCCGAGGAGCGCCAGCAGAAGATTGCCGAGCTTGTGGCCGGCAACGGCCGGGTCAGTGTGACCCTGCTGGCTGAGCGCTTCAGCATCACCACGGAAACAGTCCGCCGCGACCTCGCCGCCCTGGAGAACGCCGGCACCGTCCGCCGGGTCCACGGTGGCGCAGTGGCGGCAGACCGCTTCAGCACCACCGAGGAAAGCGTCACCGAACGGGCCATCCAGCGGCCGGACCAAAAGGTCCGGATCGCCCAGGCCGCCCTGGCCCTGATCCCCCGGAACTCTCCCGCCAGCGTCCTCATGGACGGCGGCACCACCACCGAGGTGCTGGCAGACCTGCTGGCGCGGCGCACCGCCGTCGAACCTTCCGACGGAACCGGACCGCAGCACGAACTGGTGGTCATCACCCACGCCGTGCCCATCGCCAGCAAGCTCTCCAACGTCCCCGGCGTTGCCCTGCAGATCCTGGGCGGCCGGGTCCGCGGACTCACCCAGGTGGCCGTGGGACAGGCAACGGTGAACGCGGCCGCCCGGATCCGACCGGACATCGCGTTCATCGGCACCAACGGCATCCATGCCTCCTTTGGCGTCAGCACTCCCGATCCTGAAGAAGCGGCCGTCAAGGCAGCCTTCGTCCAGTCGGCACGCCGCATTGTGGTGCTGGCCGACTCCTCCAAGCTGGACACGGAAACCCTGGTCCAGTTCGCCTCCCTGAAAGATCTGGACACCTTGATCACAGACAGTGAACCCGGACCTGAACTCGCAGCCGCACTTGAAGAGGCCGGCGTCGACGTGGTGATCGCATGA
- the gcvT gene encoding glycine cleavage system aminomethyltransferase GcvT: MTENYTALYEQHKKAGASFTDFGGWQMPLKYESELAEHHAVRKAAGLFDLSHMGEVWVTGPDAAAFLDYALAGKLSTVAVGKAKYSLICDADGGIIDDLITYRRADDTFLVVPNAGNAKVVAEALQERAANFDMTVQDASAETSLIAVQGPAAEAILLQLVPAEQHALVIELKYYAAVEVGISFGGAIRNLLVARTGYTGEDGFEIYVGNLEAPALWEALLAAGEGSGLVPAGLACRDSLRLEAGMPLYGNELFRQGNPYAAGLGPVVALSKEGDFVGKEALAALKAAGVGSTIGQKLVGLKGTGRRAARGHYPVLKDGILVGEVTSGQPSPTLGYPVAMTYVDVEFAEPGTILDVDLRGKPERFEVVPLPFYRRQK; the protein is encoded by the coding sequence ATGACTGAGAACTACACCGCTCTCTACGAGCAGCACAAGAAAGCCGGGGCTTCGTTCACCGACTTCGGCGGCTGGCAGATGCCGCTCAAGTACGAGTCCGAGCTCGCCGAACACCACGCCGTGCGCAAGGCCGCAGGCCTGTTCGACCTCTCCCACATGGGCGAAGTGTGGGTCACCGGGCCGGACGCTGCGGCGTTCCTCGACTATGCCCTGGCCGGCAAGCTGTCCACGGTGGCCGTCGGAAAGGCCAAGTACTCACTGATCTGCGACGCCGACGGCGGGATCATCGATGACCTCATCACCTACCGCAGGGCTGACGACACGTTCCTGGTGGTCCCGAACGCGGGCAACGCCAAGGTGGTGGCCGAGGCCCTGCAGGAGCGCGCCGCGAACTTTGACATGACCGTGCAGGACGCCTCCGCCGAGACCTCCCTCATCGCGGTCCAAGGCCCCGCAGCCGAGGCGATCCTGCTGCAGCTGGTTCCCGCAGAACAGCACGCCCTGGTGATTGAACTGAAGTACTACGCCGCCGTGGAAGTGGGCATCAGCTTCGGCGGAGCCATCCGGAACCTGCTGGTGGCCCGCACCGGCTACACCGGCGAGGACGGCTTCGAAATCTATGTGGGCAACCTGGAAGCTCCGGCCCTGTGGGAAGCGCTACTCGCCGCCGGTGAAGGCTCAGGCCTCGTCCCCGCCGGCCTCGCCTGCCGCGATTCGCTCCGCCTCGAGGCCGGAATGCCGCTCTACGGCAACGAACTCTTCCGGCAGGGGAACCCCTACGCCGCGGGCCTGGGACCCGTCGTCGCCCTGTCCAAGGAAGGCGACTTCGTGGGCAAGGAAGCCCTGGCCGCCCTCAAGGCAGCCGGCGTCGGTTCCACGATTGGCCAGAAGCTCGTGGGCCTCAAGGGAACGGGCCGCCGCGCAGCCCGGGGCCACTACCCCGTCCTCAAAGACGGCATCCTTGTTGGTGAAGTGACCTCCGGCCAGCCCTCCCCCACCTTGGGATACCCCGTCGCCATGACCTATGTCGACGTCGAGTTCGCCGAACCCGGCACAATCCTGGACGTAGACCTCCGCGGCAAGCCCGAACGCTTCGAAGTAGTACCCCTCCCGTTCTACCGCCGGCAAAAGTAG
- the glyA gene encoding serine hydroxymethyltransferase, which yields MSAATGTVAFQQVVSPSLDADLSVLDPEVAAKIDDELGRQRDGLEMIASENHTAVAVMQAQGSVLTNKYAEGYPGKRYYGGCEHVDVVEQLAIDRVKALFGAEYANVQPHSGAQANASVMHALIKPGDTIMGLNLAHGGHLTHGMKINFSGKLYNVVPYQVREDTHTIDMAEVERLALETKPQLIVAGWSAYARQLDFAEFRRIADSVGAYLMVDMAHFAGLVAAGLHPSPVPHAHVTTSTTHKTLAGPRGGIILSNDADIAKKINSAVFPGQQGGPLEHVIAGKAVAFKIAASAEFKERQERVLAGSRILAERLVQPDVTAKGINVISGGTDVHLVLVDLRNCELDGQQAEDRLAAIDITVNRNAVPFDPRPPMVTSGLRIGTPALATRGFGEDAFREVADIIAEALIADADADLSGLRHRVDALAKAHPLYPGIAPLA from the coding sequence GTGAGCGCGGCAACCGGCACCGTGGCCTTCCAGCAGGTGGTTTCCCCCAGCCTGGACGCCGACCTTTCGGTCCTGGACCCGGAGGTCGCCGCAAAGATCGACGACGAACTGGGCCGCCAGCGCGACGGCCTGGAGATGATCGCATCGGAGAACCACACCGCCGTGGCCGTCATGCAGGCCCAGGGCTCGGTGCTGACCAATAAGTACGCCGAGGGCTACCCGGGCAAGCGCTACTACGGTGGCTGCGAGCACGTGGACGTCGTCGAGCAGCTGGCCATCGACCGGGTGAAGGCATTGTTCGGCGCCGAGTACGCAAACGTACAACCCCACTCCGGTGCGCAGGCCAACGCCTCGGTGATGCACGCGCTGATCAAACCGGGCGACACCATCATGGGCCTCAACCTCGCGCACGGCGGGCACCTGACGCACGGCATGAAGATCAACTTCTCCGGCAAGCTTTACAACGTGGTCCCGTACCAGGTCCGCGAAGACACCCACACCATCGACATGGCAGAGGTGGAGCGCCTGGCGCTGGAAACGAAGCCGCAGCTGATCGTTGCCGGCTGGTCAGCCTACGCGCGGCAGCTGGACTTCGCGGAGTTCCGCCGGATCGCCGATTCCGTGGGGGCGTACCTGATGGTGGACATGGCGCACTTCGCCGGACTGGTGGCGGCAGGCCTGCACCCCAGCCCGGTGCCGCACGCACACGTCACCACCTCCACCACGCACAAGACCCTCGCCGGTCCGCGCGGCGGCATCATCCTCTCGAACGACGCCGACATCGCCAAGAAGATCAACTCGGCTGTGTTCCCAGGCCAGCAGGGCGGCCCGCTGGAACACGTCATCGCCGGCAAGGCAGTGGCATTCAAGATTGCCGCCTCGGCTGAGTTCAAGGAACGGCAGGAGCGCGTCCTCGCTGGCTCCCGCATCCTGGCCGAGCGCCTGGTCCAGCCGGACGTCACCGCCAAGGGCATCAACGTGATCTCCGGCGGCACCGACGTGCACCTGGTCCTCGTTGACCTGCGCAACTGCGAACTCGACGGACAGCAGGCCGAGGACCGGCTCGCGGCGATTGACATCACCGTCAACCGCAACGCCGTGCCCTTCGACCCCCGCCCGCCCATGGTCACCTCCGGTCTGCGCATTGGCACCCCTGCCCTGGCCACCCGCGGCTTCGGCGAGGACGCCTTCCGCGAGGTTGCAGATATCATCGCCGAGGCATTAATTGCCGACGCCGACGCGGACCTTTCCGGCCTGCGTCACCGCGTCGACGCCCTGGCAAAGGCTCACCCCCTCTACCCGGGCATCGCGCCCCTCGCCTGA
- the gcvH gene encoding glycine cleavage system protein GcvH, with protein sequence MSKVVAELKYSAEHEWVAVDGSGPAGIGISAVAADALGDIVYVDLPEVGATVTAGETCGEVESTKSVSDLYAPVTGEVIEINDGVVTDPALINSDPYGAGWLFKVAVTEEGPLMSAEEYAAANGGEL encoded by the coding sequence ATGAGCAAAGTTGTAGCTGAACTGAAGTACTCCGCCGAGCACGAGTGGGTCGCTGTTGACGGATCTGGCCCTGCGGGGATCGGGATTTCCGCTGTGGCCGCCGATGCCCTCGGCGACATTGTGTACGTGGACCTGCCGGAGGTTGGTGCGACCGTTACGGCCGGCGAGACGTGCGGCGAGGTGGAGTCCACCAAGTCAGTATCCGACCTTTATGCGCCGGTCACCGGTGAGGTCATCGAGATCAATGACGGCGTGGTGACCGACCCCGCCCTGATCAACAGCGACCCCTACGGCGCTGGCTGGCTCTTCAAGGTGGCCGTCACCGAGGAAGGCCCCCTGATGTCGGCCGAGGAATACGCTGCAGCAAACGGCGGCGAACTGTGA
- the lipA gene encoding lipoyl synthase has product MTLAPEGRKMLRIEQRNAAVPVERKPEWIKAKVQMGPEFVGLKNLVKKEGLHTVCEEAGCPNIFECWEDKEATFLIGGSECTRRCDFCQIDTGKPSPLDRFEPTKVARSVQSMQLRYATVTGVARDDLEDEGVWLYAETVRKIHELNPGTGVELLIPDFSGNPDHIAAICDSKPEVFAHNVETVPRIFKRIRPAFRYDRSLDVITQGRKHGMVTKSNLILGMGETRDEISEALRDLHQAGCDLITITQYLRPSERHLPVDRWVKPQEFVDLQHEAEEIGFLGVMSGPLVRSSYRAGRLWATAMRKKGRDIPAELAHIAEGIQDSGTTRQEAATLLAG; this is encoded by the coding sequence ATGACATTGGCACCTGAAGGCCGGAAGATGCTGCGGATCGAGCAGCGCAATGCTGCGGTCCCGGTGGAGCGCAAGCCGGAGTGGATCAAGGCCAAGGTCCAGATGGGCCCGGAGTTCGTGGGCCTGAAGAACCTGGTGAAAAAGGAAGGCCTGCACACCGTCTGTGAAGAGGCCGGCTGCCCGAACATCTTCGAATGCTGGGAAGACAAGGAAGCCACCTTCCTGATCGGCGGCTCCGAATGCACCCGCCGCTGCGACTTCTGCCAGATCGACACCGGTAAACCCTCACCCCTGGACCGGTTCGAACCCACCAAGGTGGCCCGCTCCGTCCAATCCATGCAGCTGCGCTACGCCACCGTCACCGGTGTGGCCCGCGACGACCTCGAAGACGAAGGCGTCTGGCTCTACGCCGAAACCGTCCGCAAGATCCACGAACTGAACCCCGGCACCGGCGTCGAACTGCTCATCCCCGACTTCTCCGGCAACCCCGACCACATCGCCGCGATCTGCGACTCCAAGCCCGAGGTCTTCGCGCACAACGTCGAAACCGTGCCAAGGATCTTCAAAAGGATCCGCCCCGCGTTCCGCTACGACCGCTCCCTGGACGTCATCACGCAGGGCCGCAAACACGGCATGGTCACCAAATCCAACCTCATCCTGGGCATGGGCGAAACCCGCGACGAAATCTCCGAAGCCCTCCGCGACCTCCACCAGGCCGGCTGCGACCTGATCACCATCACCCAATACCTGCGCCCGTCCGAGCGACACCTGCCCGTGGACCGCTGGGTCAAACCCCAGGAATTCGTCGACCTCCAGCACGAAGCCGAAGAAATCGGGTTCCTCGGCGTCATGTCCGGGCCCCTGGTCCGCTCCTCCTACCGCGCCGGCCGCCTCTGGGCCACCGCCATGCGCAAAAAAGGCCGAGACATCCCCGCCGAACTCGCCCACATCGCAGAAGGCATCCAGGACTCCGGCACCACCCGCCAGGAAGCCGCCACCCTCCTGGCGGGCTAG
- a CDS encoding DUF6458 family protein: MRIGSSIFLIALGAILAWAVAPGLIPFVDQQLVGYILMAVGVIGLIASLILANPGRSRRVSESRSVIDPNAGERITRHESRDGGI; the protein is encoded by the coding sequence ATGAGAATCGGCTCGTCAATCTTCCTCATCGCCCTCGGCGCCATCCTTGCCTGGGCAGTGGCGCCCGGGCTGATTCCATTCGTGGACCAGCAGTTGGTGGGCTACATCCTGATGGCCGTGGGCGTGATCGGGCTGATAGCCTCGCTCATCCTCGCAAACCCAGGCCGAAGCCGGCGGGTCAGCGAGTCTCGCTCGGTGATCGATCCCAACGCCGGCGAGCGCATCACCCGCCACGAAAGCCGCGACGGCGGGATCTAA
- a CDS encoding L-serine ammonia-lyase — translation MAVGVFDLFSIGIGPSSSHTVGPMRAAAVFAEELKGSGKLAEVASLRVDLYGSLAATGHGHGTMTAVLLGLEGFHPELILPAEVEERLASIAETGVLNLAGAVPLPYGVKDMVLRPLTVLPRHTNGMTFTVTDVNGAVLHAATFFSVGGGFIVREGEEDAAQQELDASKQELPLPFRTAAELLEHCAVTGLGIADVMLVNEKASRDEEGIREGLLHIWSVMENCVQASLKREGVLPGGLKVRRRAPDWYERLKKETARPGDRDNEDQDGGQDFYDPRYWQEWVNLVALAVNEENASGGRVVTAPTNGAAGIIPAVLFYALHFAPGMDQATQADRDGVVVRFLLAAGAVGVLYKEQASISGAEVGCQGEVGSASSMAAAGLAEVMGGTPAQVENAAEIAMEHNLGLTCDPIGGLVQVPCIERNAIAAAKAINAAKMALWGDGTHRVSLDEVIITMRETGKDMSDKYKETAMGGLAVNVVEC, via the coding sequence ATGGCTGTTGGCGTTTTTGATCTGTTTTCGATCGGGATTGGTCCCTCGAGTTCGCATACGGTGGGGCCGATGCGGGCTGCTGCTGTTTTTGCGGAGGAGTTGAAGGGCTCGGGGAAGCTGGCAGAGGTGGCTTCGTTGCGGGTGGATTTGTATGGGTCTCTGGCGGCGACGGGGCATGGGCATGGGACGATGACCGCGGTGTTGTTGGGGTTGGAGGGGTTCCATCCGGAGTTGATCCTGCCGGCGGAGGTGGAGGAGCGGCTGGCCTCGATCGCGGAGACCGGGGTCCTGAACCTGGCAGGTGCTGTGCCGCTGCCGTACGGGGTGAAGGACATGGTGCTGCGTCCGTTGACCGTGCTGCCTCGGCATACGAACGGGATGACCTTCACGGTCACCGACGTCAACGGGGCGGTGCTGCACGCGGCGACGTTCTTCTCGGTCGGTGGCGGGTTCATCGTCCGGGAGGGTGAGGAGGACGCCGCGCAGCAGGAACTGGACGCCTCCAAACAGGAGCTGCCGCTGCCGTTCCGGACCGCGGCGGAACTGCTGGAGCACTGCGCGGTCACCGGGCTGGGCATCGCGGACGTGATGCTGGTCAACGAAAAGGCTTCCCGGGACGAGGAGGGGATCCGGGAGGGTCTGCTGCACATCTGGTCGGTGATGGAGAACTGCGTGCAGGCCTCGCTCAAGCGTGAGGGGGTGCTGCCGGGCGGGTTGAAGGTCCGCCGCCGCGCCCCGGACTGGTACGAGCGGCTGAAGAAGGAGACCGCCCGGCCCGGGGACCGGGACAACGAGGACCAGGACGGTGGCCAGGACTTTTACGACCCGCGGTATTGGCAGGAGTGGGTTAATTTGGTGGCGCTGGCGGTGAACGAGGAGAACGCTTCCGGCGGGCGGGTGGTCACCGCCCCGACGAACGGGGCGGCCGGGATCATCCCCGCGGTGCTGTTCTACGCGCTGCATTTCGCCCCCGGCATGGACCAGGCCACCCAGGCCGACCGGGACGGCGTGGTGGTGCGGTTCCTGCTCGCCGCCGGCGCCGTCGGGGTGCTCTACAAGGAACAGGCCTCGATCTCCGGGGCCGAGGTCGGCTGCCAGGGCGAGGTGGGGTCCGCGTCCTCAATGGCCGCCGCCGGGCTCGCCGAGGTCATGGGCGGCACCCCCGCCCAGGTGGAAAACGCCGCCGAGATCGCGATGGAACACAACCTGGGCCTGACCTGTGACCCGATCGGCGGGCTGGTCCAGGTCCCTTGCATCGAACGGAACGCGATCGCCGCCGCGAAAGCGATCAACGCCGCGAAAATGGCGCTCTGGGGCGACGGCACCCACCGCGTCTCCCTGGACGAAGTCATCATCACCATGCGCGAAACCGGCAAAGACATGAGTGACAAGTACAAGGAAACCGCCATGGGCGGCCTCGCCGTCAACGTCGTCGAATGCTGA
- a CDS encoding glycoside hydrolase family 65 protein: MALITADRERFPDTPWQLVETRYETDGAGTLETLFALGNGHLGIRGAHWAAADAELPGSFINGLHEIWDIKHAENAFGFARTGQRILYIPDANNFTVVVDGESLSLAESEVLDYRRSVDFCTGIYECRITWQCRSGATVTTTERRAVGFASRGSLGISLEVATDRQVSLDVTSSVINRQDQPVEDHSVHDPRRAGRHAGRVLLPVRLDGGDGSLRLSWEAAESKQRVGIAVDHWTSPGHQPFETLVDQDDSSVRYVLAVDAHEPFRLEKSVSYAAGRTIQDPDVDAAAVAEKALRPVSGIFAESEEHFRSYWATSDIVVDGGLPGLQQAIRWNLFQLAQATARADVAGIPAKGVTGSGYEGHYFWDQEVYLLPYLTYTNPDGARQVLEFRHGMLPEAKIRAKELSVDGALFPWRTINGLEASAYYAAGTAQFHIAAAIAFATNRYLWATADTGFRDGMGAELLIETARMWMSLGFFGKDGQFHIHGVTGPDEYTAVVNDNLYTNVMARFNLRAAAALAHAEITHEERQLWEAAAKRMQLPFDDRMQVHSQDNDFMTLEAWDWTTPRSKYPLLLHFHPLVIYRHQVVKQADTVLAMFLQWQDFTAQEKQRAFDFYDPLTTGDSTLSACVQGIMAAEVGYSREALEHFTNAAFIDLDDTHCNTIDGVHIASAGGVWSSLVCGFAGMRDQGPVPYFDPRLPAEWEALVFHLKIRGRLLLVRLAAGSVTLTVQEGAPLEVDVRGQLITVGAEPVQVALEPVPEPEPTVFPSGLPTASIPVVRGNS; this comes from the coding sequence ATGGCACTGATCACCGCGGACCGCGAGCGGTTCCCCGACACCCCTTGGCAGCTTGTTGAGACGCGCTATGAAACTGACGGCGCGGGAACGCTTGAGACCCTGTTTGCCTTGGGGAACGGGCACCTGGGCATCCGGGGTGCACACTGGGCAGCGGCGGACGCCGAGCTGCCGGGCAGCTTCATTAACGGGCTGCACGAAATCTGGGACATCAAGCATGCCGAGAACGCGTTCGGCTTCGCCCGCACCGGGCAGCGCATCCTCTACATTCCGGACGCGAACAACTTCACTGTGGTGGTGGACGGGGAAAGCCTCAGCCTGGCCGAATCCGAGGTCCTGGACTACCGGCGGAGCGTCGATTTCTGCACCGGAATCTACGAATGCCGGATCACCTGGCAGTGCCGGTCCGGGGCAACGGTGACCACCACGGAACGGCGGGCCGTGGGCTTCGCGTCGCGTGGCAGCCTTGGTATTTCGCTCGAGGTGGCCACGGACCGGCAGGTTTCCCTGGACGTCACCTCCTCGGTGATCAACCGCCAGGACCAGCCGGTGGAGGACCACTCCGTGCATGATCCCCGCCGTGCGGGCCGGCACGCCGGGCGGGTGCTGCTGCCCGTGCGGCTCGACGGCGGCGACGGCTCGCTGCGCCTGTCCTGGGAGGCGGCCGAATCCAAGCAGCGGGTGGGCATCGCGGTGGACCACTGGACCTCCCCGGGGCACCAGCCCTTCGAGACATTGGTGGACCAGGACGACAGCAGCGTCCGGTACGTCCTGGCAGTGGATGCCCATGAACCGTTCCGGCTGGAAAAAAGCGTCAGCTACGCGGCCGGCCGCACCATCCAGGACCCTGACGTGGACGCAGCCGCGGTGGCGGAAAAGGCGCTCCGGCCGGTGAGTGGCATCTTCGCCGAGAGCGAGGAACACTTCCGCAGCTACTGGGCCACCTCCGACATCGTGGTGGACGGCGGCCTGCCCGGGCTTCAGCAGGCCATCCGGTGGAACCTGTTCCAGCTGGCGCAGGCCACCGCTCGCGCCGATGTTGCCGGCATCCCCGCCAAGGGAGTGACGGGTTCGGGCTACGAGGGGCACTACTTCTGGGACCAGGAGGTGTACCTGCTGCCGTACCTTACCTACACCAATCCAGACGGCGCCCGGCAGGTCCTGGAGTTCCGGCACGGCATGCTCCCCGAGGCCAAGATCCGGGCCAAGGAGCTGAGCGTCGACGGTGCCCTGTTTCCGTGGCGCACCATCAACGGACTCGAGGCCAGCGCCTACTACGCCGCGGGCACCGCCCAGTTCCACATCGCTGCGGCGATTGCCTTCGCCACCAACAGGTACCTCTGGGCTACCGCCGATACCGGATTCCGGGACGGCATGGGCGCCGAGCTGCTGATCGAGACTGCCCGGATGTGGATGTCGCTGGGCTTTTTCGGCAAGGACGGGCAGTTCCATATCCACGGCGTCACCGGCCCTGACGAGTACACCGCTGTGGTGAACGACAACCTGTACACGAACGTGATGGCCCGCTTCAACCTCCGCGCGGCCGCAGCGCTTGCGCACGCCGAAATCACCCACGAGGAGCGCCAGCTGTGGGAGGCGGCGGCCAAGCGGATGCAGTTGCCGTTCGACGACCGGATGCAGGTGCATTCCCAGGACAACGACTTCATGACCCTGGAGGCCTGGGACTGGACCACCCCCCGGTCCAAGTACCCCCTTCTCCTGCACTTCCACCCACTGGTGATCTACCGGCACCAAGTCGTTAAGCAGGCGGACACGGTCCTGGCCATGTTCCTGCAGTGGCAGGACTTCACGGCCCAGGAAAAGCAGCGTGCCTTCGACTTTTATGATCCGCTCACCACCGGCGACTCCACCCTGTCCGCCTGTGTGCAGGGGATCATGGCTGCCGAGGTGGGCTACTCGAGGGAAGCACTGGAGCACTTCACCAACGCCGCGTTCATCGATTTGGACGACACCCACTGCAACACCATCGACGGCGTCCACATCGCCTCCGCCGGCGGAGTGTGGAGTTCGCTCGTGTGCGGGTTCGCGGGGATGCGGGACCAGGGCCCTGTGCCTTACTTCGATCCCCGGCTGCCGGCGGAGTGGGAGGCACTGGTCTTCCACCTGAAGATCCGTGGGCGCCTGCTGCTGGTCCGGCTTGCAGCAGGCTCCGTCACGCTGACCGTGCAGGAGGGCGCGCCACTGGAGGTGGACGTCCGGGGCCAGCTCATCACGGTGGGCGCCGAACCGGTGCAGGTGGCGCTGGAACCGGTCCCGGAGCCGGAGCCCACGGTGTTCCCGAGCGGACTGCCGACGGCGAGCATCCCGGTGGTGCGCGGCAACAGCTGA
- a CDS encoding HAD family hydrolase translates to MTHETAADTAAWTGAAAILFDLDGVLTPTATVHERAWQELFDGYLAAQPGVSQYSESDYFDHIDGKPRFDGVRDFLASRGITLPEGPLDDDPAHETVQGLGNRKNAIFNDIVSAGVEPFEGSVRFLQAALDRGLKVAVVSSSRNAPAVLKAAGLNRHFAVVVDGVVAAEQGLPGKPNPATYEYAAKLLDLSSSECVVVEDAVSGVQAGQAGSFYSVVGVDRGAGRQTLLDAGATLVVNDLQELIP, encoded by the coding sequence ATGACACACGAAACTGCAGCTGATACTGCCGCCTGGACCGGCGCCGCAGCAATCCTGTTTGACCTGGACGGGGTGCTGACGCCTACAGCCACCGTGCATGAGCGGGCCTGGCAGGAACTGTTCGATGGTTACCTGGCCGCACAGCCCGGCGTCTCCCAATACAGCGAAAGCGACTATTTCGACCATATTGACGGCAAGCCGCGTTTCGACGGCGTCCGCGACTTCCTGGCCTCCCGCGGGATCACCCTGCCGGAAGGCCCGCTGGACGACGACCCCGCCCACGAAACCGTGCAGGGTCTCGGTAACCGGAAGAACGCGATCTTCAATGACATCGTGAGCGCCGGCGTCGAACCGTTCGAAGGCTCGGTCCGCTTCCTCCAAGCCGCGCTCGACCGCGGACTCAAGGTCGCCGTCGTCTCCTCCTCCCGCAACGCCCCCGCCGTACTGAAGGCCGCCGGACTCAACCGGCACTTCGCCGTCGTGGTGGACGGGGTGGTGGCTGCGGAGCAGGGCCTGCCCGGCAAGCCGAACCCGGCCACCTACGAGTACGCCGCCAAACTGCTGGACCTGTCCAGCTCCGAGTGCGTGGTGGTGGAGGACGCGGTGTCCGGGGTGCAGGCCGGGCAGGCGGGATCCTTTTATTCCGTTGTTGGCGTGGACCGTGGCGCCGGGCGGCAAACGCTCCTGGACGCCGGCGCCACCCTGGTAGTCAATGACCTTCAGGAACTTATCCCCTGA
- a CDS encoding alpha/beta hydrolase, with protein METVVWSKPEDQRAGTPLLVMMHGYGTDESRMVRLFDYLPQEFTFAALRAPMPIGDHWGWFLLDYFLANDFADVLSAANSVRAWISSVRDQHSSVTLMGYSQGMAMATTLLRLHPDDYKAVVGLSGFVLKNELLSVMDSFEAKPPFFWGRDKADLVINEDAVAYSGEWLETNTLLTARTYPGMGHAMSKTEMVDVTAFLRHYVLG; from the coding sequence GTGGAAACAGTTGTGTGGTCCAAGCCCGAAGACCAGCGCGCCGGCACGCCGTTGCTGGTGATGATGCACGGTTACGGCACGGACGAGTCGCGGATGGTGCGCCTTTTTGACTACCTGCCCCAGGAGTTCACCTTCGCCGCGCTGCGGGCACCCATGCCCATCGGCGACCACTGGGGCTGGTTCCTGCTGGATTACTTCCTGGCAAATGATTTCGCCGACGTCCTTTCCGCCGCCAATTCGGTGCGGGCGTGGATCAGCTCGGTCCGGGATCAGCACAGCAGCGTCACCCTGATGGGCTATTCCCAGGGCATGGCCATGGCCACCACGCTCCTGCGGCTGCATCCTGACGACTACAAGGCCGTTGTGGGACTGTCCGGCTTCGTGCTCAAGAATGAACTCCTCTCGGTGATGGACTCCTTCGAGGCCAAACCGCCCTTTTTCTGGGGGCGGGACAAGGCGGATCTGGTCATCAATGAGGACGCCGTCGCCTACAGCGGTGAGTGGCTGGAAACGAACACGCTGTTGACGGCCCGGACCTACCCTGGGATGGGGCATGCCATGTCCAAGACCGAGATGGTGGACGTCACCGCTTTCCTGCGCCACTACGTTCTGGGCTGA